A single region of the Gilliamella apis genome encodes:
- the murA gene encoding UDP-N-acetylglucosamine 1-carboxyvinyltransferase gives MEKFHVTGPTSLNGEVVISGAKNAALPILFAAILAEKPVELQNVPKLKDIDTTLELLAQLGVKYQRNGSIHLDAGEIDNYCAPYELVKTMRASIWALGPLVARFGQGQVSLPGGCAIGARPVDLHITGLQQLGATITLDEGYVKASVNGRLKGAHIVMDKVSVGATVTIMCAATLAEGKTIIENAACEPEIVDTAKFLNMLGAKITGVGTMRIEIEGVTSLGGGVHEVVSDRIETGTFLVAAAISRGKITCRKTDPNLLDAVLSKLKEAGANIETGEDWICLDMQGKRAKAVNIHTAPHPGFPTDMQAQFSLLNMVAEGTGIIKETIFENRFMHVPELIRMGAHGEIEGNTLITHGVEKLSGTQVMATDLRASASLVLAGCIAEGSTVVDRIYHIDRGYDNIEEKLRKLGANIERVK, from the coding sequence ATGGAAAAGTTTCACGTTACTGGCCCTACTTCTTTAAATGGGGAAGTTGTCATTTCTGGCGCTAAAAATGCTGCGCTACCTATTTTATTTGCTGCAATTTTGGCTGAAAAGCCAGTTGAGTTGCAAAATGTTCCCAAATTAAAAGATATCGATACAACACTCGAATTGCTTGCGCAATTAGGCGTGAAATACCAACGTAACGGTTCTATTCATCTTGATGCTGGCGAAATTGACAATTATTGTGCACCTTATGAACTTGTCAAAACCATGCGTGCATCAATTTGGGCTTTAGGTCCACTGGTTGCTCGATTTGGACAAGGGCAAGTTTCATTACCGGGTGGATGTGCTATAGGTGCAAGACCTGTAGATTTGCATATTACTGGTTTACAACAGTTAGGTGCGACAATCACTTTAGATGAAGGATATGTTAAAGCATCAGTTAATGGTCGTTTAAAAGGTGCTCACATTGTTATGGATAAGGTGAGTGTTGGGGCGACAGTAACAATTATGTGTGCAGCAACCTTAGCTGAAGGTAAAACTATAATAGAAAATGCAGCTTGTGAGCCTGAAATTGTTGATACCGCAAAATTCTTAAATATGCTGGGCGCTAAAATTACCGGTGTTGGTACTATGCGTATTGAAATTGAAGGTGTTACTAGTCTTGGTGGTGGCGTACACGAGGTTGTTTCTGATCGTATTGAAACAGGAACATTTTTGGTTGCAGCTGCTATTTCAAGAGGTAAAATAACTTGTCGTAAAACTGATCCAAATTTATTAGATGCTGTGCTATCAAAATTGAAGGAGGCTGGTGCTAATATTGAAACAGGTGAAGATTGGATTTGTTTAGATATGCAAGGCAAACGAGCAAAAGCTGTAAATATTCATACTGCACCACATCCGGGGTTCCCAACGGATATGCAAGCCCAGTTTTCATTATTAAATATGGTGGCAGAAGGAACTGGAATTATCAAAGAAACGATTTTTGAAAATCGCTTTATGCATGTGCCAGAGCTTATTCGTATGGGGGCACATGGTGAAATCGAAGGTAATACGTTAATTACTCATGGTGTTGAAAAACTTAGTGGTACTCAAGTTATGGCGACTGATTTGCGAGCTTCAGCAAGTTTAGTTTTAGCTGGATGTATCGCTGAAGGTTCGACCGTTGTTGATCGTATTTACCATATTGATCGTGGATATGATAATATTGAAGAGAAGCTTAGAAAATTGGGCGCTAATATCGAACGAGTAAAATAG
- a CDS encoding YbdD/YjiX family protein, producing the protein MFDSIAKAGKYLGQAAKLMVGIPDYDTYVQHMKLTHPEQTPMTYEEFFKERQDARYSGKGGFKCC; encoded by the coding sequence ATGTTTGACTCAATCGCTAAAGCTGGAAAATATTTAGGTCAAGCCGCCAAACTAATGGTTGGAATTCCCGATTACGATACGTATGTACAACATATGAAACTAACTCATCCAGAACAAACTCCTATGACTTATGAAGAGTTTTTTAAAGAACGACAAGATGCTCGTTATAGCGGCAAAGGTGGCTTTAAGTGTTGTTAA
- a CDS encoding CobW family GTP-binding protein: protein MTQDISTSLLPVTLLTGFLGSGKTTLINYLLENNHNEKIMIIENEFGPVNLDSNLLTPNQDIQIVEMTNGCICCTVQGELTKALHQLHAERQAGKLQFDRLIIETTGLADPAPIIQTFFIDELIRETIRLDAIITIVDSQHILQHLNEHRVAVSQIGFADRIILSKTDCITEQQQIEILNRLQKINSKATIYQAINGKIAKSQWLDIHAFDLDEELVLNKGFFIVNPSKQLETNFKIIPYQTSSWNDDICSYLFEAGELDLKKIGSFMENLVDKYGNDMLRYKGILAIKDNNQRLIVQGVHKIVGFDYGSPWQQASEKISRLVVISRTLPFDELNKEFLQTVAN, encoded by the coding sequence ATGACACAAGATATTAGTACTTCCTTATTACCAGTCACCTTATTAACTGGATTTCTCGGTTCAGGAAAAACAACACTCATCAATTACCTGCTTGAAAATAATCACAATGAAAAAATAATGATTATTGAAAATGAATTTGGTCCAGTAAATCTTGATAGCAACTTACTTACACCGAATCAGGATATTCAAATTGTTGAAATGACCAATGGTTGCATTTGTTGCACTGTACAAGGTGAACTGACCAAAGCTCTCCATCAATTGCACGCAGAAAGACAAGCTGGAAAATTGCAATTTGATAGACTTATTATCGAAACCACAGGGCTTGCCGACCCGGCACCTATTATTCAAACTTTTTTTATTGATGAGCTAATTAGAGAAACAATTAGACTTGATGCAATTATTACGATTGTTGATTCTCAACATATTTTGCAACATTTAAATGAACATCGAGTTGCTGTTTCTCAAATTGGTTTTGCCGATCGTATTATTTTATCTAAAACCGACTGCATCACCGAACAACAACAAATTGAAATTCTAAATCGCCTTCAGAAAATTAATAGTAAAGCAACTATCTATCAAGCGATTAATGGTAAAATTGCAAAATCACAATGGTTAGATATCCATGCTTTTGATTTAGATGAGGAATTAGTTCTTAATAAAGGTTTTTTTATTGTTAATCCGTCCAAACAGTTAGAAACTAATTTTAAAATAATTCCATATCAAACCTCATCTTGGAATGATGATATCTGTTCCTATCTTTTTGAAGCTGGAGAACTTGATCTTAAAAAGATTGGCTCATTTATGGAAAATCTAGTTGATAAATACGGTAATGATATGCTGCGCTATAAAGGGATACTTGCAATTAAAGACAATAACCAAAGGCTCATTGTTCAAGGAGTCCATAAAATTGTCGGTTTTGATTACGGTTCTCCATGGCAACAAGCTTCCGAAAAAATATCTCGCTTAGTTGTGATTAGTCGAACTTTACCATTTGATGAATTAAATAAGGAATTTTTACAGACGGTAGCAAATTAA